A single region of the Acidithiobacillus acidisediminis genome encodes:
- the htpG gene encoding molecular chaperone HtpG → MTTSKETMQFQAEVNQLLQLMIHSLYSNKEIFLRELLSNASDACDKLRFEALSDPALLEGGSDLQVDVTFDQDASTITVRDNGIGMDRDEVIANIGTIAKSGTREFFSRLSGDQAKDAQLIGQFGVGFYSAFIVAERVTLSTRRAGMGKEHGVRWESDGTGAYTLETIELPGRGTEIVLHLREEERQDLLNSWRLRSIISKYSDHIPLPIRMRKLGDDGKPGDEWETVNKASALWQRPKGEISNEEYQEFYQHVSHDFGEPLAWVHNRVEGRLEYTSLLYIPSKAPFDLWDQKQTHGIKLYVQRVFIMDDAEQLMPRYLRFVRGVIDSSDLPLNVSREILQGNRTIEQMRSGASKRVLGLLEDIAAKEPEKYQTFWTEFGRVLKEGPGEDFGNREQIAKLLRFASTHSDTDVQNVSLTDYVSRMKEGQDKIYYITADSFLAAKNSPQLELLRKKGIEVLLLSDRVDEWLTSHLHEFDGKSLVSAAKGDLDLGQIESEEEKKEQAETEKAAEGVVERIKKALGDRVDTVRVSQRLTNSPSCIVLGERDMALYMQQLLKQAGHEMPSSKPTLEINPRHPMLARIEKEADDTRFGEWSALLLDQAILAEGGQLEDPASFVARLNQLMLALAN, encoded by the coding sequence ATGACTACCTCAAAAGAAACAATGCAATTCCAAGCGGAAGTGAACCAGCTTCTGCAGCTGATGATCCACTCCCTCTATTCCAACAAGGAAATCTTCCTCCGCGAACTCCTTTCCAACGCCTCGGATGCCTGCGACAAACTGCGCTTCGAGGCCCTTTCCGACCCTGCCCTGCTGGAGGGCGGGAGCGATCTGCAGGTTGATGTGACGTTCGATCAGGATGCCAGCACGATCACTGTCCGCGACAACGGCATCGGCATGGATCGTGATGAGGTCATCGCCAACATCGGCACTATTGCCAAGTCGGGGACGCGGGAATTTTTTTCCCGCCTGAGCGGCGACCAAGCCAAGGATGCGCAGCTGATTGGCCAGTTTGGTGTGGGCTTCTATTCCGCTTTCATCGTCGCCGAACGTGTTACCCTGAGTACCCGCCGCGCCGGCATGGGCAAGGAGCATGGCGTGCGTTGGGAATCCGATGGCACCGGCGCCTATACCCTCGAAACCATCGAGCTCCCGGGGCGCGGCACAGAGATTGTTCTCCATCTGCGCGAAGAGGAACGGCAAGATCTGCTCAACTCCTGGCGGCTACGCTCCATTATCAGCAAATATTCTGACCATATTCCGCTACCGATCCGCATGCGCAAGCTCGGTGACGATGGCAAGCCCGGCGATGAGTGGGAGACCGTCAACAAGGCCTCGGCGCTCTGGCAACGTCCGAAAGGCGAAATCAGTAACGAGGAATACCAGGAATTTTATCAGCACGTCAGCCACGATTTTGGTGAACCCCTGGCGTGGGTACACAACCGCGTCGAGGGACGGCTGGAATACACCTCCCTGCTCTATATCCCGAGCAAGGCGCCCTTCGATCTCTGGGACCAGAAGCAGACCCACGGCATCAAGCTGTATGTACAGCGGGTCTTCATCATGGATGATGCCGAGCAGCTGATGCCGCGCTATCTGCGCTTCGTGCGCGGCGTGATCGATTCCAGCGACCTACCGTTGAACGTGTCGCGAGAGATCCTGCAGGGCAACCGCACCATCGAGCAGATGCGCTCGGGTGCCAGCAAACGCGTTCTCGGGCTGCTGGAAGACATCGCGGCGAAGGAGCCCGAAAAATATCAGACATTCTGGACAGAATTCGGCCGAGTCTTGAAGGAAGGGCCGGGCGAGGACTTCGGCAACCGCGAGCAGATCGCCAAATTGCTACGCTTTGCCAGTACCCACAGTGATACCGACGTGCAAAACGTTTCGTTGACGGATTATGTCAGCCGTATGAAAGAGGGCCAGGACAAGATTTATTACATTACCGCCGATTCTTTCCTGGCAGCCAAAAACAGCCCACAGCTCGAACTCCTGCGCAAAAAAGGTATCGAAGTGCTCCTGCTCAGCGATCGGGTGGACGAATGGCTCACCAGTCATCTCCATGAATTCGATGGGAAGAGTCTGGTTTCCGCAGCAAAGGGCGACCTCGACCTCGGCCAGATTGAAAGCGAGGAAGAGAAGAAGGAGCAGGCAGAGACGGAGAAAGCGGCTGAAGGTGTGGTTGAGCGGATCAAGAAGGCGCTGGGCGATCGGGTAGATACCGTGCGCGTTTCGCAGCGACTGACCAACTCCCCTTCGTGTATCGTCTTGGGCGAGCGCGACATGGCGCTGTACATGCAGCAGTTGCTTAAACAAGCCGGGCATGAGATGCCGAGCAGCAAACCGACTCTGGAGATCAACCCACGGCATCCGATGTTGGCACGGATCGAAAAAGAGGCAGATGATACCCGTTTTGGCGAATGGTCCGCACTCTTGCTGGACCAGGCCATCCTCGCCGAGGGCGGGCAGCTCGAAGATCCCGCCAGTTTCGTCGCCCGCCTGAACCAGCTGATGCTGGCCCTGGCGAATTGA
- a CDS encoding ammonium transporter — translation MLTSTALVLLMTIPGLALFYGGMVRRKNVLATAAQSFAVTALISVLWMFFGYSLAFTPGNAFIGGTSRFFLQGLGLDSFNPLAPTIPESVYMTFQMTFAIITPALIVGAFAERMKFSALLWFTGLWSLLVYAPIAHMVWGPGGWLGGDGVLDYAGGTVVHINAGIAGLVAALVIGKRVGYRHDVMHPSNLLFTLMGAAMLWVGWFGFNAGSAVAASDRAGMAMAVTQIATAAAALAWTFVEWWARGKPTVLGMSSGAVAGLVAITPASGFVGPVGSLWIGIAAGVGCFWASVYVKNWLNYDDSLDAFGVHAVGGIIGALLTGVFAVAAIGGTAGVLEGNLHQLWIQATGVGITIAYDAVVSWILLKLIDWTVGLRVSEDAEREGLDVSQHGEQLYM, via the coding sequence ATGCTGACCTCTACCGCGCTAGTCCTCCTGATGACCATCCCGGGTTTGGCCCTATTTTACGGTGGCATGGTTCGGCGCAAAAACGTTTTGGCGACAGCGGCACAAAGCTTTGCAGTAACCGCATTGATCTCGGTATTGTGGATGTTCTTTGGCTACTCACTAGCCTTCACGCCGGGGAATGCCTTTATTGGTGGCACCAGTCGATTCTTTTTGCAGGGCTTGGGGTTAGACAGCTTCAATCCACTTGCACCGACAATCCCGGAATCGGTCTACATGACCTTTCAGATGACCTTTGCCATCATTACCCCAGCCCTCATCGTCGGCGCCTTTGCGGAGCGGATGAAGTTCTCTGCCTTGCTGTGGTTCACGGGTCTATGGTCGCTACTGGTCTATGCTCCCATTGCGCACATGGTCTGGGGGCCGGGCGGCTGGCTCGGCGGCGACGGCGTCCTCGATTATGCCGGTGGCACGGTGGTGCACATCAATGCCGGTATTGCGGGTCTGGTCGCGGCCTTGGTGATCGGCAAGCGCGTTGGTTATCGGCATGATGTGATGCATCCGAGCAATCTTCTTTTCACCTTGATGGGGGCAGCGATGCTCTGGGTCGGTTGGTTTGGCTTCAATGCCGGTTCTGCGGTGGCAGCGAGTGATCGTGCGGGTATGGCGATGGCGGTGACGCAGATCGCAACAGCGGCAGCGGCGCTTGCTTGGACCTTTGTCGAGTGGTGGGCGCGCGGCAAGCCGACGGTGCTCGGGATGAGCTCGGGCGCGGTGGCGGGTCTGGTGGCTATCACCCCCGCCTCAGGCTTTGTCGGGCCCGTGGGCAGCTTGTGGATCGGCATTGCGGCTGGCGTCGGTTGTTTCTGGGCCTCGGTGTATGTGAAGAACTGGCTGAATTACGATGACTCTTTGGATGCCTTTGGCGTCCATGCGGTAGGCGGCATAATTGGGGCGCTGCTGACGGGGGTCTTTGCCGTGGCGGCGATCGGTGGCACGGCAGGGGTGCTGGAAGGCAATCTGCACCAGTTGTGGATTCAGGCAACGGGTGTCGGGATCACGATCGCCTATGATGCGGTGGTGAGCTGGATTCTGCTGAAGTTGATCGACTGGACCGTCGGCCTGCGCGTGAGCGAGGACGCGGAACGCGAGGGCTTGGATGTCAGCCAGCACGGGGAGCAGCTCTATATGTAA
- a CDS encoding outer membrane beta-barrel protein yields the protein MNQNPSSVKKSLTSAVVALTGIFAAEELQAAPLSLPAALQIDAGPIGKLNLQGAASAYGMWQDNAFPGSGTPGNKAASADISNGLVMLSKTDGMLQFAVQAGAYNVITLGAPFASTGTFTQNTFGALPTAYVEFAPTDHFNIQVGKLFTLIGAEYTFSYQNWNINRGLLWGQENAVNKGVQLNYTAGPVTAALSWNDGFYSNRFNWVTGMLTWAVNKKNSVFLQAGGNLGHTDYVHESLATAPLQNNETIAVAGYTYTGDTLVLTPYLQYTSVPASAIQALGAGSKRTSTLGAAVLADYSFSDTMSLAGRVEYISNSGNLTDGSANLTGFGPGSHAWSLTVTPTYQKGSYFARAELAYVAASMAADTGIFGRSGLNQSQLRGMVETGFLF from the coding sequence ATGAATCAAAATCCTTCTTCTGTGAAGAAATCACTGACTTCCGCGGTGGTGGCTCTGACTGGAATTTTCGCTGCTGAAGAATTACAGGCGGCGCCGCTCAGTCTGCCCGCAGCACTGCAAATTGATGCGGGTCCGATCGGCAAGCTCAACTTGCAGGGCGCAGCGAGTGCCTACGGAATGTGGCAAGACAACGCCTTTCCCGGTTCTGGAACGCCGGGCAACAAAGCCGCCTCTGCGGACATCAGCAATGGTTTGGTGATGCTGTCCAAGACAGACGGGATGCTCCAATTTGCCGTGCAGGCCGGGGCCTATAATGTGATCACCCTGGGGGCCCCATTTGCTTCTACGGGTACCTTTACCCAGAACACCTTTGGGGCGCTGCCCACGGCCTATGTCGAGTTTGCACCGACGGATCATTTTAACATCCAAGTGGGTAAGCTTTTTACCCTGATTGGAGCGGAATATACCTTCTCCTATCAGAACTGGAATATCAACCGCGGGCTCCTATGGGGACAGGAGAATGCTGTCAATAAGGGCGTACAGTTGAACTATACGGCTGGGCCGGTGACGGCAGCTCTGTCGTGGAATGATGGCTTCTATTCCAACCGCTTCAACTGGGTAACGGGCATGTTGACTTGGGCAGTCAACAAGAAAAATAGCGTATTTCTGCAAGCAGGGGGAAATCTCGGCCATACCGACTACGTGCACGAGAGCCTTGCCACGGCGCCTCTGCAGAACAATGAGACCATCGCCGTTGCGGGTTACACCTACACGGGCGACACCTTGGTGCTCACCCCCTATCTGCAATATACCTCGGTTCCTGCCAGTGCCATTCAGGCGCTGGGGGCAGGCAGCAAGCGCACGAGCACCCTTGGTGCGGCGGTGCTGGCTGACTACAGCTTCAGCGATACGATGTCCCTCGCTGGTCGGGTAGAGTACATCAGCAACTCCGGCAATCTTACCGATGGGTCCGCCAATCTCACCGGCTTTGGTCCTGGATCGCACGCCTGGTCGTTGACGGTAACGCCCACCTACCAAAAGGGGAGCTATTTTGCTCGTGCCGAGCTGGCCTATGTGGCTGCCAGCATGGCGGCGGATACCGGAATTTTCGGGCGCAGTGGCCTGAATCAAAGCCAGCTTCGTGGAATGGTGGAGACCGGCTTCTTGTTCTAG
- a CDS encoding peptidase, translated as MTYCLAIHVDEGLVFCSDSRTNAGTDHVNVYSKMHDFIKAGERYFCLLSSGNLATTQVVVQRLRQDLETPAARSLWTVQNLAEAADYVGWVNADTQRVQSSRDTANTIFEASFILGGQIAGEEPGIYLIYPQGNYIHESADHPFLQVGEIKYGKPILDRVVQSGISLEVAARCALVSMNSTIRSNLTVGPPVQLALYRNHALDKGECLSLAEDDPFYRGIADGWSAGLARALDELPHFDWEQSPP; from the coding sequence ATGACCTACTGTCTGGCCATCCATGTAGACGAAGGGCTGGTGTTTTGTTCCGATTCGCGGACCAACGCCGGCACCGATCACGTCAATGTTTATTCCAAGATGCACGACTTTATCAAGGCGGGCGAACGTTACTTTTGTCTGCTATCGTCCGGGAATTTGGCCACCACCCAGGTGGTGGTGCAGCGGCTGCGTCAGGATCTCGAGACGCCCGCGGCACGGAGCCTGTGGACGGTACAGAATCTGGCGGAAGCGGCGGATTATGTGGGATGGGTGAATGCCGATACACAACGGGTACAGTCCAGCCGGGATACCGCCAATACCATTTTTGAGGCCAGCTTCATTCTTGGCGGACAGATTGCGGGCGAGGAGCCGGGGATCTATCTCATCTATCCCCAGGGGAACTATATCCACGAGTCTGCGGATCACCCCTTTTTGCAGGTTGGCGAGATCAAGTATGGCAAGCCGATCCTGGATCGGGTGGTGCAGTCGGGTATTTCTCTCGAAGTGGCCGCGCGTTGCGCCTTGGTTTCCATGAACTCGACCATTCGCAGCAATCTGACCGTGGGGCCGCCGGTGCAGTTGGCGCTCTATCGCAATCATGCTCTCGACAAGGGAGAGTGTCTCAGTTTGGCCGAAGACGACCCCTTCTATCGCGGTATTGCGGATGGTTGGAGTGCTGGTTTGGCGCGTGCCCTAGACGAACTACCGCATTTTGATTGGGAGCAATCGCCCCCCTGA
- a CDS encoding circularly permuted type 2 ATP-grasp protein: MQKILYAYPKGSSYDELLTAAGKPRPVARAVLEHLEKLGPEALRQRQETADAGIRAMGITFTVYSEAGNIDRSWPFDIVPRTMSAREWARIDAGLRQRLQALNHFIDDIYNEQRILTDGVFPREILEGSRNFRAACRGVHPPFGAWANICGSDLVRDADGTVYVLEDNLRVPSGVSYMLENREIMKRLFPEIFALCSILPVDDYPAQLASMLGDLSPRAGDRPVIAVLTPGIYNSAYFEHSYLAQQMGAYLAEGTDFFVDSEDRVFLRTISGLLQVDVIYRRVDDDFLDPEVFRDDSVIGVPGLMRAWKRGNVAIANAPGTGVADDKVVYAFVPDFIRYYLKEEPILPNVPTYLCMRETDREYVLAHLDELVVKPANESGGYGMLIGPRASTEERQRFAERICDDPRNYIAQPTLSLSTAPTLIGDHLEPRHLDLRPFILQGKESYVTTGGLTRVAMNAGSLVVNSSQGGGSKDTWIVEEDD; the protein is encoded by the coding sequence ATGCAGAAGATACTCTATGCGTACCCGAAAGGAAGCTCATACGATGAGCTTTTGACGGCAGCAGGAAAACCGCGCCCGGTAGCCCGCGCGGTCTTGGAGCATTTGGAAAAGCTCGGTCCCGAGGCCCTTCGACAGCGGCAAGAGACAGCGGATGCAGGCATCCGCGCCATGGGGATCACCTTCACCGTGTACAGCGAAGCGGGCAACATCGACCGCTCCTGGCCCTTCGATATCGTGCCGCGCACCATGTCGGCGCGGGAATGGGCGCGAATCGACGCTGGATTACGACAGCGTTTGCAGGCGCTCAACCATTTCATCGACGACATCTACAACGAGCAACGCATTCTCACAGATGGCGTGTTTCCGCGGGAGATCCTGGAAGGATCGCGCAATTTCCGCGCTGCTTGCCGTGGCGTTCATCCGCCTTTCGGGGCGTGGGCCAACATTTGTGGTAGCGATTTGGTGCGCGATGCGGATGGCACGGTCTATGTCTTGGAAGACAACCTGCGCGTTCCGTCTGGCGTGTCCTACATGCTGGAGAATCGGGAAATCATGAAGCGGCTCTTCCCGGAAATCTTTGCCCTGTGCTCCATTCTGCCCGTGGATGACTATCCCGCCCAATTGGCCAGTATGCTCGGCGACCTGAGTCCGCGAGCGGGGGATCGTCCAGTCATTGCGGTGTTGACGCCGGGCATCTACAACTCTGCCTATTTTGAACACAGTTATTTGGCACAACAGATGGGCGCTTATCTGGCGGAAGGCACAGACTTTTTCGTGGATTCGGAAGATCGGGTGTTCTTGCGTACCATCTCCGGATTATTACAGGTGGACGTGATCTATCGCCGGGTGGATGACGACTTCCTGGATCCCGAGGTGTTTCGCGATGACTCGGTGATCGGCGTTCCTGGTCTGATGCGTGCCTGGAAGCGCGGCAACGTGGCTATTGCCAATGCCCCGGGTACCGGGGTGGCCGATGATAAGGTCGTTTATGCCTTTGTGCCGGATTTCATCCGTTATTACCTCAAGGAAGAGCCCATTCTGCCGAATGTCCCGACCTACCTGTGCATGCGGGAAACCGACCGGGAATATGTCCTCGCCCATCTCGATGAGTTGGTGGTGAAGCCAGCGAATGAATCGGGCGGCTACGGCATGCTCATCGGTCCGCGCGCCAGCACTGAGGAGCGGCAACGCTTTGCTGAGCGCATTTGCGACGATCCACGCAATTACATCGCCCAGCCCACCCTTTCCCTGTCCACGGCCCCGACCTTGATCGGAGACCATCTGGAACCGCGTCATCTCGACCTGCGCCCATTCATTTTGCAGGGCAAGGAGAGCTATGTGACGACGGGTGGGCTGACCCGAGTTGCCATGAATGCGGGTTCGTTGGTTGTCAACAGCTCGCAGGGCGGTGGCAGTAAGGATACCTGGATTGTCGAGGAGGATGACTGA
- a CDS encoding alpha-E domain-containing protein → MLSRVAENLYWMARYLERAEDLGRFINSATLLLLDLPLGTRFGWDILLQVTGEAERFQKYHGQPAEASIMRFLISDSRNPSSLLSCVHQARENCRTFRDLLPGEFWERINSLFLYVQDGLEKDDIAGDRRARLDFLGQVIARRHALVGLLVGSMSQNAAYQFIKLGRNIERADMGSRIIDVVSAVIPPEDQGMRKTVYQSLWVGVLRAMSALEMYRQHVGVQIRSGRAVEFLLRDSKCPRSVRSCLADMELGLAYLPNAGIPAEALRRTRRRLDQLQLKELSPAVLHEYLDQVQKDLGVLHSSIENAYFRIREDKAPYPHPSSHRFAMQA, encoded by the coding sequence ATGCTCTCGCGTGTCGCAGAAAATTTGTACTGGATGGCTCGTTACCTGGAGCGGGCTGAGGATTTGGGGCGCTTCATCAATTCCGCCACTTTGTTATTGCTCGACTTGCCCTTGGGTACGCGTTTTGGCTGGGATATTCTCCTGCAGGTCACGGGTGAAGCGGAGCGCTTTCAAAAGTACCATGGGCAGCCAGCAGAAGCATCGATCATGCGTTTTCTGATTTCGGATAGTCGCAATCCTAGTTCGCTGCTCTCTTGTGTGCATCAGGCTCGGGAAAACTGTCGTACCTTTCGCGATCTCTTGCCGGGAGAGTTTTGGGAGCGCATCAACTCGCTCTTTCTCTATGTGCAGGACGGTCTGGAAAAGGACGATATTGCCGGTGACCGGCGCGCCCGTCTGGATTTTCTCGGACAGGTCATCGCCCGTCGCCATGCCTTGGTAGGATTGCTGGTGGGCAGCATGAGCCAAAATGCGGCGTATCAGTTCATCAAGCTGGGACGCAATATTGAGCGTGCGGATATGGGCTCGCGTATCATCGATGTCGTCAGTGCGGTAATTCCTCCCGAGGATCAGGGAATGCGCAAAACGGTGTACCAAAGTCTCTGGGTGGGTGTGTTGCGTGCCATGAGCGCCCTGGAGATGTACCGGCAGCATGTGGGCGTGCAGATTCGTTCCGGGCGTGCAGTGGAGTTTTTGCTGCGCGACAGCAAATGTCCGCGGAGTGTGCGTAGTTGCCTAGCGGATATGGAATTGGGACTGGCCTACCTGCCGAATGCCGGAATCCCCGCCGAGGCCTTGCGGCGTACCCGTCGGCGTCTCGATCAGTTGCAGCTCAAGGAGTTGTCGCCGGCAGTGCTGCATGAGTACTTGGATCAGGTACAAAAGGATTTGGGCGTGCTCCATAGCAGTATCGAAAATGCCTATTTCCGCATTCGCGAAGATAAGGCACCTTATCCGCATCCCTCGTCGCACCGCTTTGCCATGCAGGCCTGA
- a CDS encoding DUF2126 domain-containing protein — protein sequence MAIQVALSHITEYHFDRRVGMAPHLIRLRPAPHCRTPILAYSLQIEPEPHFLHWQQDPFGNYLARLTFPEPARHFRVAVELIAEMVAINPFDFFLEESAEHYPFQYDAETLASLRPYLEREQAGPQLRNWLAEVPRTRRHTVDFLVDLNQRVQRDIGYRIRMEPGIQACDETLELASGSCRDSAWLLVQILRHLGLAARFVSGYLVQLVADEKPIEGPAGPSTDFTDLHAWAEVYLPGAGWVGLDPTSGLFAGEGHIPLACTPSPSDAAPITGAVDPCEVEFSFRNEVRRIHEDPRVTLPYDEATWADIVALGHKVDADLQRLDMRLTQGGEPTFVAVDDMDAPEWNTAALGREKRARAEELLQRLANAFAPGALFHTGQGKWYPGEPLPRWALSCFWRVDGAPIWRRPQLQWQPGSKSTGHPGDAGRFAEVLTQRLGLSAEVLSPAYEDPLYQLWREAQQPTDVDWLQVEGLDDPAARNELAIALSRGLRSPAGFVLPLAWDWRKNAWHSAPWVFRRGALFLLPGNSPLGLRLPLQGLPWTAEQEIQPEPDPFAEHPPLSADIHGEVEARYSSWTQAQVPQPAPADLPMPSKVWVEVPHTALAIEWRDGGLNVFLPPLVVLEHYLELVAAIEGTAAELDLSVRIEGYPPPKDARLRSFAVTPDPGVIEVNIHPSASWDELQEKTERLFAEARLCRLSAEKFMLDGRHTGTGGGNHMTLGAARAEDSPFLRRPDLLGSMLRYWQNHPTLSYFFSGLFIGPTSQAPRVDEGRDTALYELEIALSQLPTGESLAPWRVDRLLRNFLVDLTGNTHRAEFCIDKLYSPDSASGRLGLLELRAFEMPPHPRMALLQSLLVRALLARFWQIPYRGRLQRWGTSLYDRWMLPHFLWEDLREVCEELGEAGYPLASEWFAPFLEFRFPVLGRVRIRGVEIELRMALEPWPVLGEETTGQGTARFVDASLERLQVRVTGLARERFVLLCNGRRIPLQDTGTQGEAVAGVRYRAWQPASALHPELPTHVPLVFDLVDTWNGRSIGGCTYRVSHPGGRNYERFPVNAYEAEGRRIVRFEPMGFTQGPLLPPPERGGLREFYPHGSPLGPLQPPPEAPNPEYPCTLDLRRSLSR from the coding sequence ATGGCCATCCAGGTTGCCCTGTCGCATATCACGGAATATCACTTTGACCGCCGTGTCGGGATGGCCCCGCACCTGATTCGTTTACGTCCAGCACCCCATTGTCGTACACCGATTCTGGCGTACTCGCTGCAGATCGAGCCCGAACCCCATTTTTTGCATTGGCAACAAGATCCCTTCGGCAATTACCTGGCCCGCTTGACCTTTCCCGAGCCGGCGCGGCATTTTCGGGTTGCGGTAGAACTCATTGCCGAAATGGTGGCCATCAACCCCTTCGACTTCTTTCTCGAGGAGTCGGCAGAGCACTACCCGTTTCAGTACGACGCCGAAACTTTGGCTTCTCTGCGCCCCTATCTGGAACGCGAGCAGGCCGGCCCCCAGTTGCGCAACTGGTTGGCAGAAGTGCCACGGACGCGGCGCCATACCGTCGATTTTTTGGTGGATCTGAATCAACGGGTGCAGCGCGATATCGGCTACCGAATTCGCATGGAGCCAGGAATACAGGCTTGCGACGAAACCTTGGAGCTGGCCTCGGGCTCATGCCGGGATAGTGCCTGGCTCCTGGTACAAATCCTGCGCCACCTGGGTTTGGCGGCACGCTTCGTATCGGGGTATCTGGTGCAACTCGTTGCCGATGAGAAGCCGATCGAGGGACCGGCTGGACCCAGTACGGACTTCACCGACCTGCATGCCTGGGCGGAAGTCTATCTTCCTGGTGCTGGCTGGGTGGGTCTCGATCCCACCTCCGGCCTCTTCGCTGGGGAAGGACACATTCCTCTTGCCTGCACGCCAAGCCCCAGCGATGCGGCGCCCATTACTGGGGCCGTCGATCCCTGCGAAGTGGAATTTTCCTTTCGGAATGAAGTGCGGCGGATTCACGAAGATCCACGTGTCACCTTACCGTACGACGAGGCGACTTGGGCGGATATTGTTGCACTCGGACACAAGGTCGATGCGGATTTGCAGCGCCTCGATATGCGCCTGACCCAAGGCGGGGAACCGACCTTCGTTGCGGTGGATGACATGGATGCACCGGAATGGAACACCGCTGCGCTCGGACGAGAAAAGCGGGCACGCGCCGAGGAACTTTTACAGCGCCTGGCGAACGCCTTCGCGCCTGGGGCACTGTTTCACACCGGGCAGGGCAAGTGGTACCCCGGGGAACCCTTGCCACGCTGGGCATTGAGTTGTTTTTGGCGGGTGGATGGCGCGCCGATCTGGCGGCGACCGCAGTTGCAGTGGCAGCCGGGGAGCAAGTCTACGGGACACCCTGGCGATGCAGGGCGGTTTGCGGAAGTCCTGACCCAGCGCCTGGGCTTGTCCGCGGAAGTACTGAGTCCTGCGTATGAGGATCCCTTATACCAGCTCTGGCGCGAGGCACAACAACCTACTGATGTCGATTGGTTGCAGGTAGAGGGCCTCGATGACCCCGCGGCGCGCAACGAATTGGCGATTGCCCTGTCACGGGGTTTACGCTCACCAGCAGGTTTTGTCTTGCCGCTGGCCTGGGATTGGCGCAAAAACGCCTGGCATAGTGCCCCTTGGGTCTTTCGCCGCGGCGCCCTGTTCTTGCTTCCCGGCAATTCTCCTCTGGGCTTGCGTCTTCCCTTGCAAGGGTTGCCGTGGACTGCGGAACAGGAAATTCAACCAGAGCCAGACCCATTTGCAGAGCATCCTCCCTTGTCTGCCGATATTCATGGCGAAGTCGAGGCACGCTATTCCAGCTGGACGCAGGCCCAAGTGCCGCAACCAGCACCCGCCGATTTGCCGATGCCCAGCAAAGTCTGGGTCGAAGTACCCCATACGGCCCTGGCCATCGAGTGGCGGGACGGCGGACTGAATGTATTCCTACCCCCCTTGGTTGTTCTCGAACACTATCTCGAACTGGTGGCGGCGATCGAGGGGACGGCAGCAGAATTGGACTTGTCCGTGCGCATCGAGGGTTATCCGCCGCCCAAGGATGCCCGTCTGCGCAGCTTTGCCGTCACGCCAGACCCGGGGGTAATCGAGGTCAACATCCATCCCTCGGCGAGCTGGGACGAACTACAGGAGAAAACAGAACGCCTTTTTGCGGAGGCACGGCTGTGTCGTCTCAGCGCAGAAAAATTCATGCTCGACGGTCGCCATACCGGTACCGGTGGCGGCAATCACATGACCTTGGGGGCCGCGCGGGCCGAGGATAGCCCTTTCCTGCGGCGTCCGGACCTGTTGGGCTCCATGCTACGCTACTGGCAGAACCACCCGACCCTGTCCTACTTCTTCAGCGGCCTCTTCATTGGCCCGACTTCTCAGGCGCCGCGGGTGGACGAAGGGCGAGATACGGCTCTGTATGAACTGGAGATTGCCCTGTCACAGCTCCCTACCGGAGAGAGCCTCGCGCCTTGGCGAGTGGATCGCTTGCTGCGTAATTTTCTGGTGGACCTCACCGGTAACACCCACCGCGCCGAGTTTTGTATCGACAAACTCTATTCCCCAGATTCGGCCTCTGGTCGTCTCGGACTTTTGGAGCTGCGTGCCTTTGAAATGCCGCCGCACCCGCGCATGGCATTGCTGCAGAGTCTGCTGGTTCGCGCCCTGCTTGCCCGCTTTTGGCAGATCCCCTATCGCGGGCGTCTACAACGCTGGGGCACCAGCTTGTATGACCGCTGGATGTTGCCGCATTTTCTCTGGGAAGATCTGCGCGAGGTCTGCGAGGAGTTAGGAGAAGCTGGATACCCCTTGGCTTCGGAATGGTTCGCCCCCTTTTTGGAGTTCCGTTTCCCGGTATTGGGCCGGGTACGTATTCGTGGTGTGGAGATCGAGTTGCGCATGGCGTTGGAACCCTGGCCGGTCCTGGGCGAAGAGACAACGGGGCAAGGCACGGCGCGCTTCGTGGATGCTTCGCTGGAGCGCCTGCAGGTGCGGGTTACGGGGCTGGCGCGGGAGCGCTTTGTATTGCTCTGCAACGGACGTCGGATACCACTACAGGACACCGGCACCCAAGGAGAGGCCGTGGCCGGGGTGCGCTATCGAGCCTGGCAGCCGGCCTCAGCCTTGCACCCGGAGTTGCCCACCCATGTGCCACTGGTCTTTGACCTGGTCGATACCTGGAACGGGCGCTCTATCGGTGGCTGTACCTACCGTGTCTCGCATCCTGGCGGGCGAAATTACGAGCGCTTCCCGGTGAATGCCTATGAGGCCGAGGGGCGGCGCATCGTCCGTTTTGAGCCCATGGGCTTCACCCAGGGTCCCTTGTTGCCGCCACCAGAGCGCGGTGGTCTGCGCGAATTTTATCCCCATGGTAGTCCCCTCGGGCCTCTGCAACCGCCTCCAGAAGCCCCCAACCCCGAGTATCCCTGCACCCTGGACCTGCGTCGTTCCTTATCCCGATAG